In one Gadus morhua chromosome 15, gadMor3.0, whole genome shotgun sequence genomic region, the following are encoded:
- the olig3 gene encoding oligodendrocyte transcription factor 3 — MHSDSSSSSRASSPDMDGMFLQHHHHHLMGSVSSSTQSSELRHKLAEMEQHLSSRSGDAAAKLLASSKYKLKKQVTEQEIQQLRLKINGRERKRMHDLNLAMDGLREVMPYAHGPSVRKLSKIATLLLARNYILMLNSSLDEMKRLVGEIYGGHHSAFHCGTVTHAPPGGGVGHPGSGGPAHPVVHHPLLGGALSSSTTSTLSGALPGLTSIRTPHSLMKSGPAPPALQLGTGFQHWAGLPCPCPICQVPPPPPPPHLPIPSAGLTRLSGGDGKDERMK, encoded by the coding sequence ATGCACTCGGACTCCAGCTCGAGCAGCAGAGCCTCGTCCCCGGACATGGACGGCATGTTcctgcagcaccaccaccaccacctcatggGCTCCGTTTCCTCGTCCACGCAGAGCAGCGAGCTACGGCACAAGCTGGCCGAGATGGAGCAGCACCTGTCCTCGCGCTCCGGCGACGCGGCCGCCAAGCTGCTGGCGAGCAGCAAGTACAAGCTGAAGAAGCAGGTGACGGAGCAGGAGATCCAGCAGCTCCGCCTTAAGATCAACGGGCGCGAGAGGAAGCGCATGCACGACCTCAACCTGGCCATGGACGGCCTGCGCGAGGTGATGCCCTACGCGCACGGGCCCTCGGTGCGCAAGCTGTCCAAGATCGCCACGCTGCTGCTGGCGCGGAACTACATCCTGATGCTCAACAGCTCCCTGGACGAGATGAAGCGGCTCGTTGGGGAGATTTACGGCGGGCATCACTCGGCCTTCCACTGCGGGACCGTGACGCACGCGCCCCCCGGCGGCGGTGTGGGACACCCGGGCAGCGGCGGCCCTGCGCACCCGGTGGTGCATCACCCGCTCCTCGGGGGCGCGCTGTCCTCCAGCACGACGTCCACCTTGTCGGGCGCGCTGCCGGGGCTCACGTCGATCCGGACGCCCCACTCCCTGATGAAGAGCGGCCCCGCACCCCCGGCTCTGCAACTGGGCACGGGCTTCCAACACTGGGCCGGGCTACCCTGTCCGTGCCCCATCTGCCAAGTgcctcccccgcctccaccccctcacctccccatcCCCTCCGCCGGGCTCACGAGACTCTCCGGCGGGGACGGCAAAGACGAGCGGATGAAGTGA